In Planctomycetia bacterium, a genomic segment contains:
- a CDS encoding M23 family metallopeptidase, translating to MKRMFLVLTLANGLAYACNVQMETGMGQPAADSTSGDGPEFTDDFPVVHNLNGPWEDSGREAIIMQTGSQVTALYKNPFVCDHADGTGQTSETDLDFNATLAGDTLTGETSVCFHGFSDPSKNGIRIANFTATVNADDTQIDGTWYNESTDSDVPFSATRLGCLEKTADDFGLPQGNYVTSEYNANRVYRFDGSVQTVPDDYVLNPTTDNFVRQHRGVDYSSLDADGNVANVDFTAGFNGTVDVLEDSDWNTINVTLANGNVVQYLHASHINVSDGQAVTPGTVLGQTGNAGLGANGAIHLHVQAKDSSGNYINPKCAD from the coding sequence ATGAAGCGGATGTTTCTGGTATTGACCCTCGCTAATGGCTTGGCATACGCCTGCAACGTGCAAATGGAAACCGGCATGGGCCAACCTGCGGCGGACTCCACTTCGGGAGACGGCCCGGAATTTACCGACGACTTTCCTGTAGTACATAACCTGAACGGCCCCTGGGAAGACTCTGGTCGCGAAGCAATCATTATGCAGACGGGAAGCCAAGTGACGGCTCTCTACAAGAATCCTTTTGTATGCGACCATGCCGACGGGACTGGACAAACCAGTGAAACGGACTTGGATTTCAATGCAACGCTGGCCGGCGACACTCTCACCGGGGAAACAAGCGTCTGCTTTCATGGGTTTAGTGACCCCAGTAAGAACGGCATTCGCATCGCGAACTTTACGGCGACCGTCAATGCAGACGACACTCAGATCGACGGAACGTGGTACAACGAGTCTACCGATTCCGACGTTCCTTTCTCTGCCACGCGGCTGGGGTGTCTGGAAAAGACCGCTGATGATTTTGGTCTGCCGCAGGGGAATTATGTAACCTCGGAATACAACGCCAATCGCGTCTATCGCTTTGATGGCAGCGTCCAGACGGTCCCGGACGATTATGTATTGAATCCGACTACTGATAATTTCGTCCGGCAGCACCGTGGGGTCGACTATTCCAGTCTCGATGCCGACGGCAATGTTGCCAATGTCGACTTTACCGCTGGTTTCAACGGAACCGTCGATGTTTTGGAAGACAGCGATTGGAATACGATCAACGTCACGCTGGCGAACGGCAACGTGGTGCAGTACCTGCACGCGTCGCACATCAATGTTTCCGACGGTCAGGCGGTCACGCCGGGAACCGTGCTGGGGCAGACGGGCAATGCAGGCCTCGGTGCAAATGGAGCGATACATCTTCACGTTCAGGCGAAGGATTCTTCCGGGAATTACATTAATCCGAAATGTGCCGATTAG
- a CDS encoding sigma-70 family RNA polymerase sigma factor, giving the protein MSGSSRGGDRPFLKNGDSLMDPADNPTDAVQRAIAGDAVALTLLLTTHRRGIRDYIAGRIPSNLRGGIDADDLVQEAYAEVFRHIGGFESRGPDSFGRWIRTIALRKLRDAIKMRAADKHGGDKKQVHGVAPGIGESVVMLLDLMAGDEKSPSRCAASVEAVGAVRVALAMLPEDYQQAVTLVYLQGLTVKEAASGMNRTERAVHNLCYKAKSRLRELLGTESRFLSRG; this is encoded by the coding sequence GTGTCCGGTAGCAGTCGTGGCGGCGACCGGCCTTTCTTGAAGAACGGTGACTCGCTGATGGACCCCGCCGATAACCCAACTGATGCCGTTCAGCGTGCGATTGCGGGTGATGCGGTCGCATTGACGCTACTGCTGACCACACATCGTCGCGGCATCCGCGACTATATCGCAGGGCGCATTCCGTCGAATCTGCGCGGTGGAATCGATGCCGACGATCTCGTTCAGGAAGCCTACGCCGAGGTCTTTCGCCACATCGGCGGCTTTGAGTCGCGCGGGCCTGACTCCTTCGGCCGCTGGATTCGCACCATCGCCCTTCGCAAATTGCGGGACGCCATCAAGATGCGCGCTGCCGACAAGCACGGCGGCGATAAGAAGCAGGTACATGGCGTGGCACCGGGCATCGGCGAATCAGTCGTCATGCTTCTGGATCTGATGGCGGGCGATGAGAAAAGCCCAAGCCGCTGCGCCGCCAGCGTCGAAGCCGTTGGCGCAGTCCGCGTGGCTCTGGCGATGCTCCCCGAAGATTATCAACAGGCCGTCACACTCGTGTATTTGCAGGGGCTTACGGTGAAAGAGGCCGCTTCCGGCATGAATCGCACTGAGCGTGCAGTCCATAATCTTTGTTACAAGGCGAAGTCGCGGCTCCGTGAACTGTTGGGTACCGAGTCTCGCTTTTTGAGTCGCGGTTGA
- a CDS encoding tetratricopeptide repeat protein yields the protein MSRRSSSVGDAPDSRHARLLPVVEDAIARRLQGEDLSDDAIIEAHPELMPDLRELLGELRNVEAARRRAGGSSNVLGLGPADRIDRDKSSAFFLAGYDVRGEIHRGGQGVVYRAVQKFTQRDVAIKVLREGPFSGPGERARFQREVEILAGLSHPNIVTIHESGIVDGSLYFVMDYVAGSALDTFVDEQRARGPKSCRFTPDGPRSNIRNILHLFHSICQAVNSAHLRGVIHRDIKPSNIRVDETGHPHVLDFGLAKLSGNRTGGGPSSEVSFAGQFIGSLPWCSPEQAEGRPDKVDTRSDVYSLGVVLYRILTGRLPYDVSGTSREVLDRILREPPVDPRHHNPAIDEELATMTLKCLDKDPERRYQTAGQVTSDVQRYLDGEAIEAKRDSGWYVLRKTLRRYRVQTGVACGFVLIIAVSAVALGILYRKAQVEARKAETTSNFLRDTLAAADPNTSQGKEVTVREVLDTAAGRVDEQLAREPQVAVAMHNTIGQTYLALGHAKEAERSYRAGLDLAMHALGMEHADTLAAQNGLATAFEDQSRYEEAESLFRECLDTARRTQSPDSPFANDVLHNLANLLRKRSKQAEAQVLLEEALERSRRILGEENPSTLITRKILAAVRQEMGQVDAAEAEYRTILEIQRRTLGDRAPLTLGTMNYLAMLLKARGKLDEAAPMYEDLVRLTREVLGADHPDTLRNMNSYGRLLHAQGKLADAETVLRETLALMTQRLGEDHFDTIVTTNNLSLLLSDQGRLAEAEPLARSALQRGRALLGDDHRDTLVWMNNFANLLARQANNEAAEALYRQVIDARRSSLGAEHPQTLTTMSSLALILVDDGGQRLIEGEVMLRQVLELRRRLLGPTHVDTLLSMNNLVKALLARDLLEEAETLALHALAVSRETLGPAHPLTLLITNNAGATLAKRGRLNEAIPLLNDAITMADEKLPHGHISRSNLRATLGKALIEADRFDEARPHLTQALEDLSKSLGPQHPTTRIVAQQLDRINEDRGGAAGTSTPLEANAPTP from the coding sequence ATGTCGCGCAGATCATCTTCGGTTGGTGACGCACCCGATTCGCGGCATGCCCGACTCCTGCCTGTTGTTGAAGATGCAATCGCCCGTCGGCTGCAGGGCGAAGACCTTTCCGACGACGCTATCATCGAGGCCCATCCTGAACTGATGCCCGACCTACGAGAGCTTCTGGGGGAGCTTCGAAACGTGGAGGCGGCGCGACGACGTGCAGGCGGATCGAGTAACGTCTTGGGGCTTGGTCCGGCGGATCGAATCGACCGAGACAAGTCGTCGGCGTTTTTCCTGGCGGGATACGATGTCCGCGGCGAGATTCACCGGGGCGGCCAGGGCGTTGTCTATCGGGCGGTCCAGAAGTTCACTCAGCGCGATGTGGCGATCAAGGTCTTGCGCGAAGGGCCGTTTTCGGGCCCGGGCGAGCGGGCGCGCTTTCAGCGAGAGGTCGAAATCCTCGCCGGCTTGAGCCATCCCAACATTGTAACGATCCACGAAAGCGGCATCGTCGACGGCAGTCTTTATTTCGTGATGGACTACGTCGCCGGCTCCGCGCTGGACACTTTTGTTGACGAGCAACGGGCGCGCGGACCAAAGTCGTGTCGATTCACACCCGACGGGCCTCGCTCGAACATCCGGAATATCCTTCACTTATTTCATTCCATCTGCCAGGCGGTCAATTCGGCACATCTCCGCGGGGTCATCCATCGGGATATCAAGCCGTCCAACATCCGCGTGGACGAGACTGGACATCCGCACGTCCTGGACTTCGGCCTGGCGAAACTTTCGGGCAATCGGACGGGCGGCGGCCCATCGAGCGAAGTCTCGTTCGCGGGCCAGTTCATCGGATCGCTCCCATGGTGCAGTCCCGAGCAGGCCGAAGGTCGGCCCGACAAGGTTGATACGCGCTCGGATGTTTATTCGCTCGGCGTGGTTTTGTATCGGATCCTGACCGGTAGGCTGCCGTATGACGTGAGCGGTACGTCTCGCGAGGTGCTCGACCGCATCTTGCGTGAACCACCGGTCGACCCTCGCCACCACAATCCCGCCATTGATGAAGAATTGGCGACGATGACGCTCAAGTGCCTCGATAAAGACCCCGAGCGGCGCTACCAAACGGCGGGGCAGGTGACCAGTGACGTGCAGCGATACCTCGACGGTGAAGCCATTGAGGCCAAGCGCGACAGCGGATGGTACGTCCTGCGCAAGACGTTGCGGCGGTATCGCGTGCAGACCGGAGTCGCCTGCGGGTTTGTCTTGATCATCGCGGTATCGGCGGTCGCACTCGGAATCCTCTACCGCAAAGCGCAGGTTGAAGCGCGCAAAGCGGAAACCACTTCGAACTTCCTGCGAGACACCCTCGCCGCGGCCGATCCCAATACCTCGCAAGGCAAAGAAGTGACGGTTCGCGAAGTCCTCGATACGGCGGCCGGCCGCGTGGACGAGCAACTGGCCCGGGAGCCACAGGTCGCCGTCGCCATGCACAACACGATTGGTCAGACCTATCTCGCGCTCGGTCATGCCAAAGAGGCCGAGCGAAGCTATCGCGCCGGTCTCGATCTCGCCATGCACGCCCTTGGGATGGAGCACGCCGATACATTGGCGGCGCAGAACGGACTGGCGACGGCCTTTGAAGACCAGAGCCGCTATGAAGAAGCCGAATCGCTTTTCCGAGAGTGCCTCGATACCGCGCGGCGAACTCAGAGTCCAGATAGCCCCTTCGCAAACGATGTATTGCACAACCTGGCAAACCTACTGCGTAAACGGAGCAAACAGGCCGAGGCACAGGTTCTGCTCGAAGAGGCGCTCGAACGATCGCGCCGAATTCTGGGCGAGGAGAACCCTTCGACCCTCATCACGCGGAAAATCCTCGCCGCAGTCCGGCAGGAGATGGGCCAGGTTGACGCGGCCGAAGCCGAATATCGCACAATCCTGGAGATTCAGCGCCGCACACTCGGCGATCGCGCCCCACTCACGCTCGGCACTATGAATTATCTCGCCATGCTGCTCAAAGCGCGCGGCAAACTCGACGAGGCCGCGCCGATGTATGAAGATCTCGTGCGACTTACGCGCGAAGTCCTGGGAGCCGACCACCCCGATACGCTTCGCAACATGAACAGCTACGGTCGCCTTCTGCACGCCCAGGGCAAATTAGCAGACGCCGAGACAGTGCTTCGTGAAACCCTCGCATTGATGACCCAGAGGCTGGGCGAAGACCACTTCGACACGATAGTGACAACCAACAACCTGTCGCTGCTGCTTTCTGATCAGGGCCGACTTGCCGAGGCCGAGCCGCTGGCCCGCAGCGCCCTTCAGCGTGGCCGCGCACTCCTCGGGGACGACCACCGCGACACGCTCGTCTGGATGAACAATTTCGCCAATTTGCTTGCCCGCCAAGCCAATAACGAGGCGGCCGAAGCGCTCTATCGTCAGGTCATTGATGCCCGCCGAAGTTCCCTTGGCGCCGAGCATCCGCAGACGCTTACCACGATGAGCAGTCTCGCCCTTATCCTCGTCGACGATGGGGGGCAGCGGCTGATCGAAGGGGAAGTGATGCTGCGACAAGTTCTCGAACTACGTCGACGCCTGCTCGGTCCGACACACGTCGACACCCTCCTGTCCATGAACAATCTGGTAAAGGCCCTTCTCGCACGGGACCTTCTCGAAGAGGCCGAGACCTTGGCGCTTCATGCTCTTGCCGTCAGCCGCGAGACGCTTGGCCCGGCCCACCCGCTTACATTGCTCATTACCAACAACGCCGGCGCAACCTTGGCCAAACGTGGCCGACTGAACGAGGCGATCCCGCTATTAAATGACGCCATTACCATGGCCGACGAAAAGCTGCCACACGGGCACATCTCTCGATCCAACTTGCGTGCGACGCTTGGAAAGGCCCTGATTGAAGCGGACCGTTTCGACGAGGCACGGCCGCACCTCACGCAGGCTCTGGAAGACTTGAGCAAGTCGCTCGGCCCACAACATCCCACTACGCGCATCGTCGCCCAGCAACTCGACAGAATCAACGAAGACCGAGGCGGCGCTGCCGGCACCTCGACACCTCTTGAGGCAAACGCGCCTACTCCGTAA
- the nhaA gene encoding Na+/H+ antiporter NhaA, with product MAERPQDTERSSRVLRDPIPVVPIQGLTRPFVRFLHVESASGVVLAACTVIAIILANSRWADPYRTFWDQSARIGIGSHALDYPLWYWVNDGLMTIFFFVIGLEIKREVTSGELRDRRKLALPVVAAIGGALVPAAIYAALQWGGPGRRGWAIPMATDIAFVVGCLVLLGKRVPAGLRIFVLTVAIVDDILAVSVIAVFYTESITLAWILAAAAGFGLTTLLNRLGVRPVTVYVLVGVGIWFCTLKSGVHPTIAGVLLGLLTPASAWLGSNSLLEVIDGAADTLQHGAKPERTALLHQMRLASREIVSPLERLEVALHPWVGFVIIPIFALANAGVPIAVDALVDPVAIAVAAGLVIGKPVGIVASAWLTIRLSWSALPAGVSWPALAGAGCLAGIGFTVSLFVASLGLEGDTLLTAKSGILTGSAISGILGLVILIRVLQPHAPAVAPEPELPEPGRL from the coding sequence ATGGCGGAGCGGCCTCAGGATACCGAACGATCGAGCCGGGTCCTTCGGGATCCGATCCCGGTTGTTCCGATCCAGGGACTGACCCGTCCGTTCGTACGGTTTCTGCATGTCGAGTCGGCGAGCGGTGTAGTGCTCGCCGCCTGTACGGTAATCGCGATCATCCTAGCGAACTCACGCTGGGCCGATCCGTATCGCACGTTCTGGGACCAGTCGGCCCGCATCGGCATCGGTAGCCACGCTCTCGACTATCCCCTGTGGTACTGGGTGAACGATGGGCTGATGACGATCTTCTTCTTCGTCATCGGGTTGGAGATTAAGCGGGAAGTGACGAGTGGCGAGCTGCGCGATCGCCGTAAGCTCGCGCTTCCGGTCGTCGCCGCGATCGGCGGCGCCCTCGTGCCCGCGGCGATCTACGCGGCACTCCAATGGGGTGGGCCCGGCCGGCGTGGATGGGCCATCCCGATGGCCACGGACATCGCATTCGTCGTCGGCTGTCTCGTGCTGTTAGGGAAACGCGTTCCCGCCGGATTAAGGATCTTTGTCCTGACGGTGGCGATCGTAGATGACATCCTTGCCGTTTCGGTCATCGCGGTCTTTTACACCGAGTCGATCACGCTGGCGTGGATACTGGCGGCCGCGGCGGGTTTCGGGTTGACGACGCTGCTCAATCGGCTGGGCGTTCGTCCGGTCACCGTGTATGTGCTCGTGGGCGTTGGCATCTGGTTTTGCACGCTCAAATCCGGTGTTCACCCGACGATCGCTGGGGTCTTGCTGGGCCTCCTGACGCCTGCGAGCGCATGGCTCGGGTCCAACTCTCTGCTCGAGGTCATTGATGGCGCGGCGGACACCTTGCAGCACGGAGCGAAGCCTGAGCGGACTGCGTTGCTCCATCAGATGCGGCTGGCAAGCCGCGAGATCGTGTCCCCGTTGGAACGACTGGAGGTAGCGCTGCATCCTTGGGTTGGATTCGTGATCATCCCCATCTTCGCGTTGGCCAACGCCGGCGTTCCGATTGCGGTCGATGCCCTCGTCGATCCGGTGGCGATCGCCGTGGCGGCCGGACTCGTGATCGGCAAACCGGTCGGTATCGTTGCCTCCGCCTGGCTCACGATTCGACTCAGTTGGAGCGCGCTGCCAGCCGGCGTGTCCTGGCCAGCCCTCGCGGGCGCCGGCTGCCTTGCCGGCATCGGATTCACCGTGTCGCTGTTCGTCGCCTCACTCGGCCTCGAAGGGGACACCTTGCTGACTGCCAAGTCCGGGATCCTTACCGGATCTGCGATCAGCGGGATTCTGGGGCTTGTCATCCTCATCCGCGTGCTGCAGCCGCATGCGCCGGCAGTTGCACCCGAGCCTGAACTGCCGGAGCCCGGCCGACTATGA